The following coding sequences are from one Hydra vulgaris chromosome 04, alternate assembly HydraT2T_AEP window:
- the LOC136079649 gene encoding uncharacterized protein LOC136079649 produces the protein MIPRYNSGDTINLVVNVEKLIECTAVPATRFNVGVRPHLAILSEVFKAGGIEINDISLSRSTLHRKKFKYVELEGDSEWISISNHLKGRRLILHFDTKLLEQITTGLNIIQKIERLAVSVSSPDDDTMEDHLLGVVQCPSSKGVDQAEQVHNLLEYYGCTEQIIGICCDTTASNTGGVNGAVQILTDILKLPILWLMCRRHIYEVHVSHYMAALTGEKTKGPRRALYVKLKNKWPEICEKVNEMKNLCKLDWQRDDLKIGSVLRSVAEEAKTFLTNATTDIVFSRNDYGIVCKLAFIFFGVEVQDFKFHQPGACHEARFLADAIYILTLYMTKDISNILTEKEVLQLKDASLFIAICYVPWFLKSFLGFLAPYNDLKAIQTAYALRKVSKNIGNALLLSMGRYTWYLTLQLCVLSFGDKEVPSETKLRMLLALIEFEELNEFQHCKPSNVQIGETTELPELISEQSYLLFKHFKISRASIKEWLNNSLNTIDVFNHPQLLGFIAWIKNIICCK, from the coding sequence atgatacctAGGTACAATTCTGGAGATACGATAAATCTAGTAGTGAATGTTGAAAAGCTCATTGAATGTACTGCTGTTCCAGCAACAAGGTTCAATGTTGGTGTACGACCTCATCTGGCAATTTTAAGTGAAGTATTTAAAGCTGGAGGTatagaaattaatgatataTCGCTTTCAAGAAGCACACTTcatagaaaaaagttcaaatatgtaGAACTTGAAGGAGACTCGGAGTGGATTTCAATATCTAATCATCTTAAAGGCCGACGGCTTATTCTTCATTTTGATACTAAACTGTTGGAACAAATTACCACTGGGCTTAACATTATCCAAAAAATTGAGCGACTTGCAGTCTCAGTGAGTTCCCCGGATGACGATACCATGGAAGACCATCTTTTAGGTGTTGTTCAATGTCCCTCTTCAAAGGGAGTTGACCAAGCAGAACAAGTGCacaatcttttagaatattacGGATGTACAGAGCAGATCATTGGTATATGCTGTGATACAACTGCAAGCAATACAGGCGGAGTAAATGGAGCAGTCCAAATTCTTacagatattttgaaattaccaaTTTTGTGGCTAATGTGTAGGAGACACATATATGAAGTGCATGTATCTCACTATATGGCTGCCCTTACTGGTGAGAAAACTAAAGGTCCAAGAAGAGCTCTTTATGTCAAGCTAAAGAACAAGTGGCCTGAAATCTGTGAGAAAGTGaatgaaatgaaaaatttatgtaaattggacTGGCAAAGAGATGATCTGAAGATTGGCTCTGTTCTTCGCAGTGTTGCAGAGGAAGCTAAGACATTTTTGACTAATGCAACTACTGATATAGTGTTTTCAAGGAATGATTATGGTATAGTTTGTAAGCTTGCCTTCATCTTCTTTGGAGTGGAAGTACAAGATTTTAAGTTCCATCAACCTGGCGCCTGCCATGAGGCAAGGTTTTTAGCAGATGCGATCTACATCCTGACTCTTTATATGACTAAAGATATCAGTAATATCTTGACAGAAAAAGAAGTGCTGCAGTTGAAGGATGCAAGTTTGTTCATTGCAATTTGCTATGTTccatggtttttaaaaagttttttaggatTTCTGGCTCCCTACAATGATTTGAAAGCTATCCAGACAGCCTATGCATTGAGAAAAGTTAGTAAGAATATTGGAAATGCTTTGCTTCTCAGCATGGGACGCTATACGTGGTACTTAACTCTGCAACTCTGTGTTTTGTCCTTTGGGGATAAAGAAGTTCCTTCTGAAACAAAGCTAAGAATGCTGTTAGCTCTGATTGAGTTTGAAGAGCTAAATGAATTTCAGCATTGTAAACCATCAAATGTACAAATTGGTGAGACCACAGAGCTACCTGAGTTGATTTCCGAGCAAAGCTACCTtctcttcaaacattttaaaatatcaagagcaagtataaaagaatggcttaataatagtcttaatactatagatgtttttaaccaTCCTCAGTTGCTAGGTTTTATTGCATGGATCAAAAACATAATCTGTTGTAAATGA